A window from Acidobacteriota bacterium encodes these proteins:
- the cyoE gene encoding protoheme IX farnesyltransferase, whose translation MLILVTTAAGFYMGSGASPDVTALFHTLFGTGLAAAGALALNQYLERVEDGRMERTRRRPLPDGRLQPIEALAFGAIVTVLGLVYLLAAVGPVSAAVTAFTVLSYLFAYTPMKSRSALCTVVGAVPGALPPVTGWAAATGHLGVGAAVLFGIMFFWQLPHSLAIGWIYRDDYARAGTRLLPTVEPDGRSTGRQIAINAIALLGVGMLPTLIGLAGWMYFAVAFGMGGWFLADAVGAALAGTPAGARRLLHTTFYYVPVVLTAMALDRIPLGRGPLGW comes from the coding sequence ATGCTCATCCTGGTCACGACGGCCGCGGGCTTCTACATGGGCTCCGGAGCCTCTCCCGACGTGACGGCGCTCTTCCACACCCTTTTCGGCACGGGCCTCGCGGCGGCCGGCGCCCTCGCGCTCAACCAGTACCTCGAGCGCGTGGAGGACGGCCGCATGGAGCGGACGCGCCGCCGCCCGCTTCCCGACGGAAGGCTTCAGCCGATCGAGGCGCTGGCCTTCGGGGCGATCGTCACCGTCCTCGGGCTCGTCTACCTCCTCGCGGCCGTCGGCCCGGTGAGCGCGGCGGTGACGGCGTTCACCGTCCTGAGCTATCTCTTCGCGTACACCCCGATGAAGAGCCGGAGCGCCCTGTGCACCGTGGTCGGCGCCGTTCCCGGCGCGCTCCCACCCGTCACGGGATGGGCGGCGGCGACGGGGCACCTCGGCGTGGGGGCCGCGGTCCTGTTCGGCATCATGTTTTTCTGGCAGCTCCCTCACTCCCTCGCCATCGGCTGGATCTACCGCGACGACTACGCGCGCGCGGGGACGCGCCTCCTCCCGACCGTCGAGCCCGACGGGCGGAGCACGGGCCGCCAGATCGCGATCAACGCGATCGCGCTCCTCGGCGTGGGGATGCTCCCGACACTGATCGGCCTCGCGGGGTGGATGTACTTCGCGGTGGCCTTCGGGATGGGAGGGTGGTTCCTCGCCGACGCGGTGGGGGCGGCCCTCGCGGGAACGCCGGCCGGGGCCCGGAGGCTGCTGCACACGACGTTCTACTACGTCCCGGTCGTCCTGACGGCGATGGCGCTCGATCGCATCCCCCTCGGGCGCGGGCCGCTCGGGTGGTGA
- a CDS encoding heme-copper oxidase subunit III yields MAQGSAARSGAARGLPSGAAGAPATAFGGGPPSPPRSGIASTRIAIVMLLGAETMFFTGLIGAYVVLRGASTAWPPIGLPRLPIAVTWANTLVLVTSCVTMAMSLSALKRKSPWRLERYLTLTTLLGMFFLAVQGSEWIRLVRHGLTVSTGVYGATFYTLIGVHGLHVLGAVLWLLWVQQRARRTRYSGANAAAIDMVSIYWFYVGGLWLILFPLVYLY; encoded by the coding sequence ATGGCGCAGGGATCGGCGGCGCGGAGCGGAGCGGCCCGGGGACTGCCTTCGGGTGCGGCGGGGGCTCCGGCGACGGCGTTCGGCGGGGGACCTCCGTCGCCGCCGCGGTCCGGGATCGCCAGCACGCGCATTGCCATCGTCATGCTCCTCGGCGCGGAGACGATGTTTTTCACGGGGCTCATCGGGGCCTACGTGGTGCTGCGCGGGGCGAGCACGGCGTGGCCGCCGATCGGCCTGCCGCGCCTTCCCATCGCGGTGACCTGGGCGAACACGCTGGTCCTCGTCACCTCGTGCGTCACGATGGCGATGTCCCTCTCCGCGCTGAAGCGGAAGAGCCCCTGGCGGCTGGAGCGCTATCTCACGCTCACGACGCTCCTCGGGATGTTCTTCCTCGCGGTGCAGGGGTCGGAGTGGATCAGGCTCGTCCGCCACGGGCTCACCGTCTCGACGGGAGTCTACGGCGCGACGTTCTACACCCTCATCGGGGTGCACGGCCTGCACGTCCTCGGGGCGGTCCTCTGGCTGCTGTGGGTCCAGCAGCGGGCGCGGCGCACCCGGTACTCGGGGGCGAACGCCGCCGCCATCGACATGGTCTCCATCTACTGGTTCTACGTGGGCGGGCTGTGGCTGATCCTCTTCCCGCTGGTGTACCTTTACTGA
- a CDS encoding cytochrome c oxidase subunit 3, whose product MEHAVEPAESPLTPESWGKLGMWIFLAADAMSFGGLLAGYGALRYSSGNWPDPKKVLGIQTTAFMTFILICSSVTMVKALSAKKRGDSGKTKLFLGLTILGGAIFLGMQAIEWTGLIHEGMTIRGNPWGSSLFGTTFFILTGFHGCHVLAGVIYLTSQLMLTAREKSSYNGIEVLGLYWHFVDLIWILVFTFVYLI is encoded by the coding sequence ATGGAACACGCGGTGGAGCCGGCCGAATCGCCGCTCACCCCCGAGAGCTGGGGGAAGCTGGGGATGTGGATCTTCCTCGCGGCGGACGCGATGAGCTTCGGCGGACTGCTCGCCGGGTACGGGGCGCTCAGGTACTCGAGCGGCAACTGGCCCGACCCGAAGAAGGTCCTCGGGATCCAGACGACGGCGTTCATGACCTTCATCCTCATCTGCAGCAGCGTCACGATGGTGAAGGCCCTCTCCGCGAAGAAGAGGGGGGACTCGGGGAAGACCAAGCTCTTCCTCGGGCTCACCATCCTCGGCGGCGCGATCTTCCTCGGGATGCAGGCGATCGAGTGGACGGGGCTCATCCACGAGGGGATGACGATTCGCGGAAACCCGTGGGGGAGCTCCCTCTTCGGGACGACGTTCTTCATCCTGACCGGCTTCCACGGCTGCCACGTCCTCGCCGGGGTCATCTACCTGACGTCCCAGCTGATGCTGACCGCGCGAGAGAAGTCGTCCTACAACGGCATCGAGGTCCTGGGGCTCTACTGGCACTTCGTCGATCTGATCTGGATCCTGGTCTTCACCTTCGTCTACCTGATCTGA
- a CDS encoding cytochrome C oxidase subunit IV family protein, which translates to MTQHNAGGAAHADHAEPNYMAVFVALAVLTVVEVVMVFMPISRLAIGAILVTLAFTKAILVAMYFMHLKFEKRTLAVIAATPIALCVFLMFMLLPDADPAKVKHPAAPPAPAAATHP; encoded by the coding sequence ATGACGCAGCACAACGCAGGTGGCGCGGCCCACGCCGATCACGCCGAACCCAACTACATGGCGGTCTTCGTCGCGCTGGCCGTCCTGACGGTGGTCGAAGTCGTCATGGTCTTCATGCCCATCTCGAGGCTGGCGATCGGCGCCATCCTGGTGACCCTCGCCTTCACCAAGGCGATCCTCGTCGCGATGTACTTCATGCACCTCAAGTTCGAGAAGCGCACGCTCGCCGTCATCGCGGCGACGCCGATCGCGCTGTGCGTCTTCCTGATGTTCATGCTCCTTCCCGATGCCGACCCCGCCAAGGTGAAGCACCCCGCGGCCCCTCCCGCTCCGGCCGCGGCGACGCACCCGTGA
- a CDS encoding SCO family protein — MAGGQPRRSPAERAILAGVGVVLAVIIAIGARDLVARRPHPFPESQDPALPLFDPVPSFALTASDRAPVTNATLAGRIWVADFVFTRCTGVCPLLSGRMLALQKALRGRDDVRLVSFSVDPDYDTPEVLAAYAKDHGADSSRWIFLTGPRPELHDLIGRGFHLAVAKAPEGTAAPGELITHSDRLVLVDGKGRIRGYYRGSEEETVRRVLTDLDGLAGGS; from the coding sequence ATGGCCGGCGGCCAGCCGCGGAGGAGCCCCGCGGAGCGGGCGATCCTCGCCGGCGTCGGCGTCGTCCTCGCGGTCATCATCGCGATAGGTGCCCGCGATCTCGTCGCCCGGCGCCCCCACCCGTTCCCCGAGTCGCAGGACCCCGCGCTCCCGCTCTTCGATCCCGTCCCCTCCTTCGCCCTGACCGCCTCCGACCGCGCCCCCGTCACGAACGCGACCCTCGCAGGCCGCATCTGGGTCGCCGACTTCGTCTTCACCCGCTGCACGGGGGTGTGCCCGCTTCTCAGCGGGCGGATGCTCGCGCTCCAGAAGGCGCTCCGCGGGCGCGACGACGTGCGCCTCGTCTCCTTCAGCGTCGACCCCGACTACGACACCCCCGAAGTCCTCGCCGCCTACGCGAAGGATCACGGCGCCGACAGTTCGCGCTGGATCTTCCTCACCGGGCCGAGGCCCGAGCTCCACGATCTGATCGGCCGCGGGTTCCACCTCGCCGTGGCGAAGGCCCCCGAGGGGACCGCCGCCCCGGGGGAGCTGATCACGCACAGCGATCGGCTGGTGCTGGTGGACGGGAAGGGGAGGATCCGGGGGTACTACCGGGGATCGGAGGAGGAGACGGTGCGCCGCGTCCTCACCGATCTCGACGGTCTGGCGGGGGGGTCCTGA
- a CDS encoding DUF420 domain-containing protein, producing MIPYAALPHLNAALNATSLVLLTAGFTFIRLKKIAAHRACMLSAFVVAILFLISYVVYHYHAGSTHFPGTGIIRPVYFFILTTHVILAASIVPLAIVTMRRAFKGQIDRHKSIAHFTLPLWMYVSVTGLIVYAMLYHLYPPAG from the coding sequence ATGATCCCCTACGCGGCCCTCCCTCACCTGAACGCGGCCCTCAACGCGACGAGCCTGGTCCTCCTGACGGCCGGGTTCACCTTCATCCGCCTGAAGAAGATCGCCGCCCACCGCGCCTGCATGCTCTCGGCCTTCGTCGTCGCGATCCTCTTCCTGATCTCGTACGTCGTCTACCACTATCACGCCGGGTCCACCCACTTCCCCGGCACCGGGATCATCCGCCCGGTCTACTTCTTCATCCTGACCACGCACGTCATCCTCGCCGCGTCGATCGTCCCGCTCGCGATCGTCACCATGCGCCGGGCCTTCAAGGGGCAGATCGATCGCCACAAGTCGATCGCACACTTCACGCTTCCGTTGTGGATGTACGTGTCGGTGACGGGGCTGATCGTCTACGCGATGCTGTACCACCTGTACCCGCCGGCGGGGTAG